The following nucleotide sequence is from Callithrix jacchus isolate 240 chromosome 12, calJac240_pri, whole genome shotgun sequence.
GCCACCTTTCTGCTGCTCTGGTGCTGCGCTGGTTCCAGTCGCATCTGCAGCGCTCCTTGGCCACTGTGCGTTACAGCCTGGAGGGGCGCTGTCGGGTCACCTTGACCCCGGGTGGCCTGGAACAACCTCCCACGTTACACATCCTGCCCTGCCGCACTGACTACGGCTGCTGCCGCCTTTCCATGGCTGTGCGCCTCATTCCCGCTGTCCATCTGGGAGATGGCGTCTTCCTTGTGGCGCCACCACCGCCACCCTTGTCCAGCGGGCTCCTGTTGGAGCTCCCTGGGGGCCTGCGCTCGGAGGCACTGTGGGGTGTGAATACAGCACGCCAGGAGCAGAAGCTGCTGAGTTGGCTGCAGGAACGGGCAGCTCCAGGTGCCTGCTACCTCAAGTGCCTGCAGTTGCTTAAGGCTCTGCGAGATCTGGGTGCCCGTGGGCTGGACTCAGCGGCCGCCACCCAGTGGGGACGCATCCTGTCCTCCTATGTGCTCAAGACAGTGCTGCTGGCAGTGCTGCTACGCAAGGGGGCCCCTGGACAAAGCTGGGATGAGGAGCATCTGGGAAAGTGTTTGGAGGAGTTGGTGCAGTTCCTTAGGGACTGCCTGCTGCGACGCCATACGCTCTTCCACTGTGTCCTGGGCCCTGGGGGGGCGGCCGCCGAGGTGGGCCCCCTGCCCAAGGTACTACGGGAAGCCGCTCCAGTTGACCTCCTGGCCGCTTTCGACGGGCACGCCCGGGAACTTGCAGCAGCGCGGTTACTGTCCACGTGGCAAAGGCTGCCCCAGCTTCTCCGGGCCTACGGGGGTCCCCGCTACCTTGCCAGGTGCCCCCCACCCCGGAGTCAGCGCACCCAGGGCTTCCTTGAAGGTGAACCGTAAACCCTGACAGCACCCCCACCTGACCAAATGCTCCTAAACCTATTCCcactgggtgggggtgggaatggtGGTGAAGCCAGTTAAATGCAAGATTACAGAAGGTAGTGGAAAATTTGGTGGCTGCCTCAAGCTTTAGTGGCTTAAATATCACTTCCTCGCTTCACAGACCAATATGATATGACATCTTCACACCCACTAGAGTGTTCTGGACAAACTAGGGGAAGACATCCAAATGCAGCCCCAAGAATTGGTTCAAATGTGGTTTTGTGTGGACGGATTCTGTAGAAGGATATGGCTTTTAGAGAAGTCCAGTAGAAGAAGCAAGAATTCGCTGCAGGGAAAGTTTCTTCTTTCGGCTTTTAGACACAGATCTCTCtgcccaaattaaaaaaaaaacacaaaaaaaagtttttgacaCAATTACTTGCTAGGTACTGGGTTCCTGATtgcctttgaaaagaaaaatctgaatctTTATCTGCAACTGG
It contains:
- the ITPRIPL2 gene encoding inositol 1,4,5-trisphosphate receptor-interacting protein-like 2 is translated as MSVHYTLNLRVFWPLVTGLCTALVCLYHVLWGSWGARAEPPDGVDGGFPLLKVAVLLLLSYVLLRCRHAVRQRFLPGSPRLGGHAAFSRHFREPGLSILLESYYEHEVRLSPHVLGHSKAHVSQIVGELVRAGRSRGSPGLIPGGALALAFRGDFIQVGSAYEQHKIRRPDSFDVLVPLRLPPLVALDPRSLGEELALAPAFRSCFVCALKAPPSPSGASGGHWLRDCKPFADGFCVDVRGRRHLSAALVLRWFQSHLQRSLATVRYSLEGRCRVTLTPGGLEQPPTLHILPCRTDYGCCRLSMAVRLIPAVHLGDGVFLVAPPPPPLSSGLLLELPGGLRSEALWGVNTARQEQKLLSWLQERAAPGACYLKCLQLLKALRDLGARGLDSAAATQWGRILSSYVLKTVLLAVLLRKGAPGQSWDEEHLGKCLEELVQFLRDCLLRRHTLFHCVLGPGGAAAEVGPLPKVLREAAPVDLLAAFDGHARELAAARLLSTWQRLPQLLRAYGGPRYLARCPPPRSQRTQGFLEGEP